A region from the Chelmon rostratus isolate fCheRos1 chromosome 6, fCheRos1.pri, whole genome shotgun sequence genome encodes:
- the LOC121607511 gene encoding unconventional myosin-Va-like isoform X3, translating into MRFFATVSCSSGEANVEEKVLASSPIMEALGNAKTTRNDNSSRFGKYIEIGFDKKHCIIGANMRTYLLEKSRVVFQAHGERNYHIFYQLCASSHLPEFKAFKLGCADDFHCTNQGQNPVIDGVDDAKEMCDTRRAFSLLGINESDQMAIYQILAAILHLSNVDVKDQSADRSSILPGNVHLMVFCELMGVSCEEMAHWLCHRKLKTTTETYVKSVSKTSAVNGRDALAKHIYARLFSWIVDSINSSLKSTTKQHSFIGVLDIYGFETFDVNSFEQFCINYANEKLQQQFNQHVFKLEQEEYMKEEIPWTLIDFYDNQPCINLIEAKLGVLDLLDEECKMPKGSDDSWAQKLYNTLLKQNAHFDKPRLSNRAFIIHHFADKVEYQCEGFLEKNKDTVNEEQINVLKNSKFDLLLKLFADDEKAQSSANKRTSVIGRAGQAQRDNKKTVGLQFRQSLHLLMDTLNATTPHYVRCIKPNDDKTSFTLDPVRTVQQLRACGILETIRISAAGFPSRWTYQEFFSRYRVLMKQKDVLPDRKQTCKNLLEKLIKDRDKYQFGKNKIFFRAGQVAYLEKLRSDKLRMACVRIQKTIRCWLARKKFLRMRESAITVQRYVRGHQARCYVKFLRRTRAAVVIQRNVRMWAARRRYQQQRSAAISIQCFLRAYMAKKQYYKLMFEQKAVVIQKWMRGWLARQHYRRTLAAITLLQSCVRRMRAKKELKKLKVEARSVEHFKKLNVGMENKIMQLQHKINEQHKENRELSERLNIVEKNHSVEREKQSREIKNLLRSEQEARAKAETLPSLLEQLSFLQHELENTRREKEDLEEQTKVYKEQTQQVVEELNMKNGLLNSEKDEMSKIILEQAQQLTDVKTNIENIKQMDKDLTEERSRYQNLLSEHLHLEERHRDLKEEMNLSISSSKSGHKRTDSNYSSNSSEFSLSLGSSEGEDSSIQTEDETQSTVDLPVLLKLQRRVKDLEQDKQTLWQQLDRKEEAQQENAKQVEEQTTACRAELDLEKLKRQELESENKKLKQDLTELRKSLTNEDSELMPPAPGSLPYSILLDQLSSSNDELEMRKEEVLLLRSHMVRQEALKHKDSALGEGVKLDLEIPSFQDVDRSTDIHTLNEDGELWLAYEGLKETNRLLEFQMQEQERVHNEKYRELLEEVNKLKNEKEQQQKLLAQSLFLSEDARIEASLKHEITRLTNENLELLEQQEKQDKTMRKLKKQLKLYIQKVEDFEASAQQKNNASLMNAPVRAVNITRKEKEYQGMLEYKEGDESRLLKNVVIDLKPRGVAVSFIPGLPAYIIFMCLRYADSVNNDQRVSALLNSTISSIKGVIKRRGNDFEVVSFWLANTCRLMHCLKQYSGDEVIMTRNTAKQNEHCLANFELSEYQQVFGDLAIQIYRQLIKCVESVLQPLTVASMLEHEAIQGVLGSKPTGLRKRSTSFPEEGAVTVEVLLQRLGHFHTTMSQHGMDPDLINQVVKQQFYIICAITLNHLLLRKDMCSWSKGLQIRYNVWQLEEWLTERELADCGAKETLEPLIQAAQLLQIKKKTEADAQAICNMCTALTTAQIVKVLTLYTPVIEFEERVSTSFITTIKNLLKDRVESSTLMMDAKKIFSVTLAFTPSSVALETIQIPASLNLGFLTRI; encoded by the exons ATGCGTTTTTTTGCCACAGTCAGCTGCTCCTCTGGTGAGGCCAATGTTGAGGAGAAAGTCCTTGCCTCCAGCCCCATCATGGAG GCCCTTGGGAATGCCAAGACAACAAGGAATGACAACAGCAGTCGCTTTGGGAAGTACATTGAGATTGGGTTTGACAAGAAGCATTGTATAATTGGGGCTAACATGAGAACCTACTTACTGGAAAAGTCTAGAGTTGTGTTTCAG GCCCATGGAGAAAGGAACTACCATATATTCTACCAGCTTTGTGCCTCTTCACATTTACCAGAGTTCAAAGCCTTCAAGTTAG GTTGCGCAGATGACTTCCACTGTACTAACCAGGGTCAGAACCCCGTAATAGATGGAGTGGATGATGCCAAAGAGATGTGTGATACCAGGAGGGCTTTCTCACTGTTAG gaatcaatgaaagtgatcaAATGGCAATTTACCAAATTCTGGCTGCTATTCTCCATCTTAGCAACGTGGACGTGAAAGATCAgtcagcagacagaagcagcatTTTG CCAGGTAATGTCCATCTGATGGTGTTTTGTGAGTTGATGGGGGTCTCCTGTGAAGAAATGGCCCACTGGTTATGTCACAGAAAACTCAAGACGACCACAGAAACCTATGTCAAGTCTGTCTCCAAAACGAGTGCAGTCAATGGCAGAGATGCTCTAGCCAAACACATCTATGCCAGACTCTTCAGCTGGATTGTGGACAGTATTAACAGTTCCTTAAAATCTACAACGAAACAACACTCCTTCATTGGTGTGCTCGACATTTACGG GTTTGAAACATTTGATGTCAACAGCTTTGAACAGTTTTGCATCAATTACGCCAATGAAAAGCTTCAACAGCAGTTCAACCAG CATGTCTTCAAACTGGAGCAAGAGGAGTACATGAAAGAGGAGATCCCCTGGACATTGATTGACTTCTACGATAACCAGCCGTGCATTAATCTTATTGAGGCCAAGCTGGGTGTCCTGGACCTTCTGGATGAAGAGTGCAAG ATGCCCAAAGGCTCTGATGACTCATGGGCCCAGAAACTGTACAACACTCTCCTGAAGCAGAATGCTCACTTTGATAAACCCAGGTTATCAAATAGAGCTTTCATCATCCACCACTTTGCAGACAAG GTGGAGTACCAGTGTGAGGGTTtcctggagaaaaacaaggacaCAGTCAATGAGGAGCAGATAAATGTGCTGAAAAATAGCAAG tttgatttgctgctgaaGCTGTTCGCGGATGATGAGAAGGCACAGAGCTCTGCTAACAAGCGCACCAGTGTCATTGGAAGAGCTGGTCAGGCTCAGAGGGATAATAAGAAGACGGTTGGGCTGCAG TTTCGACAGTCTCTGCATTTGCTGATGGACACACTAAATGCTACAACTCCTCACTACGTACGCTGCATCAAGCCAAATGACGATAAAACTTCGTTCAC CCTGGACCCTGTGAGGACGGTGCAGCAGCTTCGAGCATGTGGCATACTCGAAACAATCCGGATCTCAGCAGCCGGCTTTCCATCTAG ATGGACTTATCAGGAATTCTTTAGCCGTTACCGGGTCCTCATGAAGCAAAAGGATGTGCTTCCTGATAGGAAACAAACCTGCAAAAATCTCCTGGAAAAACTTATAAAG GATCGGGATAAGTATCAGTTTGGCAAAAACAAGATCTTCTTCAGGGCTGGTCAGGTGGCTTACCTGGAGAAGCTGCGCTCCGACAAGCTGCGCATGGCTTGTGTCCGCATCCAGAAGACTATCCGCTGCTGGCTGGCCCGCAAAAAGTTCCTGAGGATGAGGGAATCTGCTATCACCGTACAGAGATATGTACGGGGTCACCAGGCACGCTG TTATGTTAAGTTTCTGCGAAGAACCAGAGCAGCTGTTGTCATTCAGCGAAATGTGCGTATGTGGGCGGCCAGGAGACGCTACCAGCAGCAGCGCTCTGCAGCTATCTCTATTCAGTGCTTCTTGAGGGCCTACATGGCTAAGAAGCAGTACTATAAG TTGATGTTTGAGCAAAAGGCTGTGGTCATCCAGAAATGGATGAGGGGCTGGCTGGCTAGGCAGCATTACAGACGCACCCTGGCTGCCATCAccctgctgcagagctgtgtaCGTCGCATGAGGGCCAAGAAGGAATTAAAGAAGCTGAAAGTGGAGGCGCGCTCTGTTGAGCACTTCAAGAAGCTCAATGTTGGTATGGAAAACAAGATAATGCAGTTGCAACACAAGATAAATGAGCAG cataaagaaaacagagagctCAGTGAGAGGCTGAATATTGTGGAGAAGAACCattctgtggagagagagaagcagagcagagagatcaAAAACCTACTTAGATCAGAGCAGGAGGCCAGAGCCAAGGCAGAGACACTTCCCTCGCTGCTGGAACAGCTCTCCTTCCTTCAGCATGAGCTGGAAAACACCCGCAGGGAGAAAGAAGACCTGGAAGAGCAGACAAAGGTCTATAAGGAGCAGACACAACAG GTGGTAGAGGAGCTTAATATGAAGAACGGCTTGTTGAACAGCGAGAAAGATGAAATGAGTAAAATAATCCTGGAACAAGCCCAACAGTTAACAG aTGTTAAAACCAACATTGAGAACATAAAACAGATGGATAAGGACTTAACTGAAGAACGCTCTCGCTACCAAAATCTGCTGAGTGAACACCTGCATCTGGAGGAGCGGCACAGAGACCTGAAGGAAGAGATGAATCTGAGCATT AGTTCAAGCAAATCTGGTCACAAGAGGACAGACTCCAATTACAGCAGTAACTCATCTGAGTTTAGTCTGAGCTTAGGCTCTTCTGAGGGAGAAGACAGCTCTATACAAACAGAG GATGAAACCCAGTCAACAGTGGACCTGCCAGTCCTTCTAAAACTCCAGAGACGAGTAAAGGACCTTGAGCAGGACAAACAGACGCTATGGCAGCAACTGGATAGAAAAGAAGAAGCCcaacaagaaaatgcaaaa caggtggaggagcagaCAACTGCTTGTAGAGCAGAACTGGACTTGGAAAAACTGAAG CGGCAGGAACTGGAGTCTGAGAACAAGAAGCTGAAGCAGGATCTAACTGAGCTGCGAAAGTCTCTGACCAATGAGGACAGTGAATTGATGCCCCCTGCCCCGGGCTCGCTGCCCTACAGCATACTGCTGGATCAACTCAGCTCTTCCAATGATGAGCTGGAGATGCGAAAAGAAGAAGTGCTGCTCCTCCGCTCACACATGGTCCGCCAAGAGGCCCTTAAACATAAG GACTCAGCGCTCGGGGAAGGTGTTAAATTAGATCTTGAAATTCCTTCATTTCAAGATGTTGACAG ATCCACTGACATCCATACACTGAATGAAGATGGAGAGTTGTGGCTGGCTTATGAAGGCTTGAAAGAGACCAATAG ACTTCTGGAGTTCCAGATGCAGGAGCAGGAACGTGTTCACAATGAGAAGTATAGGGAGCTGCTTGAGGAGGTGAACAAGTTGAAGAAtgagaaggagcagcagcagaagctgcTGGCCCAGAGCCTCTTCCTGTCTGAAGATGCCCGCATTGAGGCCAGCCTGAAGCATGAGATCACACGGCTGACCAATGAAAACCTG GAGCTTTTGGAGCAGCAagagaaacaagacaaaaccaTGCGCAAGTTGAAAAAACAGCTTAAACTTTACATCCAAAAAGTTGAAGATTTTGAAG cGAGTGCTCAGCAAAAGAATAATGCCTCTTTGATGAACGCTCCTGTAAGAGCGGTGAACATCACTCGCAAGGAGAAAGAATACCAGGGCATGTTGGAGTACAAGGAGGGCGACGAGAGCCGCTTGCTTAAGAATGTGGTCATAG ATCTGAAGCCTCGTGGGGTAGCAGTCAGCTTCATTCCTGGACTTCCAGCTTATATCATCTTCATGTGCCTACGATATGCAGACAGTGTGAATAATGACCAGAGAGTCAGCGCTCTGCTCAATTCCACCATCAGTAGCATCAAAGGGGTCATTAAG AGGAGAGGTAATGATTTTGAAGTGGTGTCCTTCTGGCTGGCCAACACGTGCAGATTAATGCACTGTCTGAAGCAGTACAGTGGAGATGAG GTCATCATGACACGCAACACTGCCAAGCAGAATGAGCACTGCCTGGCCAACTTTGAACTGTCAGAGTACCAGCAGGTTTTTGGTGATCTAGCCATCCAAATATACCGCCAGCTCATCAAATGCGTGGAGAGCGTCCTGCAGCCTCTGACTG TGGCAAGCATGCTGGAGCATGAGGCCATCCAGGGCGTTTTGGGGTCCAAACCGACGGGCCTGCGAAAGAGAAGCACCAGTTTCCCAGAGGAGGGAGCTGTGACAGTGGAAGTCCTCCTGCAGCGTCTTGGCCACTTCCACACCACCATGAGTCAGCATGGGATGGATCCAGACCTCATTAACCAGGTGGTCAAGCAGCAGTTTTACATCATCTGTGCCATCACACTCAACCACCTGCTACTGCGGAAGGACATGTGCTCCTGGAGCAAAGGCCTGCAGATCAG GTACAATGTTTGGCAGCTGGAGGAGTGGCTGACGGAGAGGGAGCTGGCAGACTGCGGTGCCAAGGAGACTCTGGAGCCTCTCATACAGGCTGCACAGCTTCTGCAGATCAAGAAGAAGACTGAGGCAGACGCCCAAGCTATTTGCAACATGTGTACCGCCCTCACCACAGCACAG ATTGTGAAAGTGTTGACCTTGTACACCCCAGTGATTGAATTTGAAGAGCGAGTGTCAACCAGTTTCATCACAACTATTAAA aaCCTTTTGAAAGACAGAGTTGAGTCATCCACCTTGATGATGGATGCCAAGAAGATCTTTTCCGTCACTCTCGCCTTCACAccctcctctgtggctctggagacCATCCAGATCCCTGCGAGCCTCAATCTGGGCTTCCTCACCCGCATCTAG